One window of Ralstonia pickettii DTP0602 genomic DNA carries:
- a CDS encoding hypothetical protein (K07481: K07481; transposase, IS5 family) encodes MKQTDLGLNLSTKRTRKREFLDEMNRVVPWADLVMLIAPYAPEGKRGRPPFAVEAMLRIHFLQQWFGLSDPAMEEALHDVPLYREFAGLDNWTVRLPGESTILRFRHLLEKHKLAAQILALVNDILRDKGLMLRAGTVVDATLISAPSSTKNAAGERDPEMHQSKKGNQWYFGMKAHIGVDAESGLVHTVRGTPGNVSAVLEANSEGWPGFANM; translated from the coding sequence ATGAAGCAAACTGACCTTGGACTGAACTTGTCGACCAAGCGCACCCGTAAGCGCGAATTCCTGGACGAGATGAACCGTGTGGTGCCGTGGGCCGATCTGGTGATGCTGATCGCTCCGTACGCCCCGGAAGGCAAGCGCGGCCGTCCTCCGTTTGCGGTCGAGGCAATGCTGCGCATCCACTTCCTTCAGCAATGGTTCGGCCTGTCGGACCCGGCGATGGAAGAAGCGCTGCATGACGTGCCGCTGTATCGGGAGTTCGCCGGGTTGGACAACTGGACGGTGCGACTTCCCGGCGAGAGCACCATCTTGCGGTTCCGTCATTTGCTGGAGAAGCACAAGCTGGCTGCTCAGATCCTCGCGCTGGTCAACGACATCCTTCGCGACAAGGGCCTGATGCTACGCGCGGGCACGGTGGTGGACGCGACCCTGATCAGCGCACCGAGCTCGACCAAGAATGCCGCGGGCGAACGCGACCCGGAGATGCACCAGAGCAAGAAAGGAAACCAGTGGTATTTCGGCATGAAAGCTCATATCGGCGTCGATGCCGAAAGCGGGCTGGTGCACACGGTGCGAGGCACGCCTGGCAACGTCAGCGCTGTGCTCGAAGCCAATAGTGAGGGGTGGCCGGGATTCGCAAATATGTGA
- a CDS encoding DNA-binding protein (K03746: hns; DNA-binding protein H-NS) translates to MTEINERAAAIRWIQAEMADYGLTMEELAAAGCFDPPPPPPPPPPPPAPAPPPVVCYRNAAGQSWDGQGDMPDWLRRAVNAGQSVEFYRVG, encoded by the coding sequence ATGACAGAAATCAATGAGCGGGCGGCGGCGATCCGCTGGATCCAGGCGGAGATGGCCGACTACGGGCTGACCATGGAGGAGCTGGCAGCGGCGGGGTGCTTCGATCCGCCGCCTCCTCCGCCACCGCCCCCACCGCCACCCGCACCCGCGCCACCGCCCGTGGTCTGCTACCGCAACGCCGCGGGGCAGAGTTGGGACGGGCAGGGCGACATGCCCGACTGGCTGCGGCGGGCGGTCAATGCGGGGCAGAGCGTGGAGTTTTACCGGGTTGGATAG
- a CDS encoding phenylacetaldoxime dehydratase (K11284: TSPYL1; TSPY-like 1), whose product MSVRIEYPRSIPARRPGDFKPAAPKFQVQWDAPVVTVVSDYLALQRDVKDMQGEQDFFSRVRDAFEREWGPDSFEEMRGIDERGAVNSVVVGYWTDLTRYSLWKCHDPFNAWFSHSNRASEGVGYWRETLIVPVERFETIFSESIYRAGIACTKNSRLEPMFTAGYFGAMRDRIAISAIDPLSSPYGNIAPAASFKGGPGQRVRIDVPTNLVSIRTGQFWQNAKDDQLDDYVTNLQPKLDSGVKYLQDNSEGTGCVSLRSLVNLDRQGNELMETSKHGYFLSLAHLEDWAASHKSHLDIFQHALAMRRKYGAARSVVTWHEVFAIGTTPSFEYINCHADTGLLRFANDWGAIVSPMVV is encoded by the coding sequence ATGAGTGTGCGTATTGAATATCCCCGTTCGATCCCGGCCCGGCGGCCCGGAGACTTCAAGCCCGCGGCACCAAAATTCCAAGTCCAGTGGGACGCACCGGTGGTGACAGTCGTCTCGGACTACCTCGCCCTGCAAAGGGATGTGAAAGACATGCAGGGCGAACAAGACTTCTTCTCGCGCGTGCGCGATGCATTCGAACGCGAATGGGGGCCGGATTCGTTTGAGGAAATGCGCGGCATCGATGAGCGCGGGGCTGTCAATTCCGTAGTTGTAGGGTACTGGACTGACCTGACCCGCTACTCGCTCTGGAAGTGTCACGATCCATTCAATGCCTGGTTTTCCCATTCTAATCGCGCAAGCGAGGGGGTGGGTTACTGGCGGGAGACCCTAATCGTCCCTGTGGAACGCTTTGAGACGATTTTTTCCGAATCAATATACCGTGCAGGTATTGCGTGTACGAAAAATAGCCGGCTGGAGCCGATGTTTACCGCTGGATATTTTGGAGCAATGCGAGACCGTATAGCGATCTCGGCGATTGATCCATTGAGTTCCCCTTACGGAAACATTGCGCCTGCGGCAAGTTTCAAGGGAGGGCCGGGTCAACGCGTCCGCATTGATGTTCCCACTAACCTCGTCAGCATAAGAACAGGCCAGTTTTGGCAAAACGCGAAAGATGATCAACTTGACGATTATGTGACCAACCTTCAGCCGAAGCTGGACTCCGGGGTGAAATATCTTCAAGATAATTCAGAAGGCACCGGATGTGTGTCTCTAAGATCGCTTGTTAACCTTGATCGGCAAGGCAACGAGCTGATGGAAACATCTAAGCACGGGTACTTTCTGTCGCTGGCTCATCTAGAAGATTGGGCTGCCAGCCACAAGAGTCATCTGGACATCTTCCAGCATGCGCTTGCGATGCGGAGAAAGTACGGCGCAGCCCGCTCCGTTGTAACCTGGCACGAGGTATTCGCAATTGGCACAACGCCCTCATTCGAATATATTAACTGCCATGCTGACACTGGACTTCTACGATTCGCGAACGATTGGGGGGCTATTGTGTCGCCGATGGTAGTATAG
- a CDS encoding nitrilase (K13035: NIT4; beta-cyano-L-alanine hydratase/nitrilase [EC:3.5.5.1 3.5.5.4]), with product MFPFRSPKSKAVAIPTEDSFMSRKFNVAVVQAAPVSFDLDASVERVECLTREASDRNAKLVLFPEAFLSAYPRGMSFDTTVGYRGKDGRDWYRRYWDSSVDVPGPVVDRLSSIARKYAVHLVIGVIERDGGTLYCTALFFGPDGAFLGKHRKLGPTGSERLVWGRGDGSTMPVFDTGIGKIGAAICWENYMPLFRTAMYAKGVEIYCVPTADGRDTWLPTMRHIALEGRCYVLSSNQFARRSDYPADYPAFQDQPLDAVVSVGGSCIVDPLGNVLAGPNFEGEGVLVAEIDLAEIPRACFDYDVVGHYARPDVFRLLVNESQQSTVARLHTNFPAIEVEQ from the coding sequence ATGTTCCCGTTCCGGTCACCCAAATCGAAAGCCGTGGCTATCCCAACTGAGGATTCTTTCATGTCTAGAAAATTCAACGTCGCTGTCGTCCAAGCAGCACCTGTTTCGTTTGATCTTGATGCCAGTGTTGAGAGGGTCGAGTGTCTGACGCGAGAAGCAAGCGATCGTAATGCAAAGTTGGTCCTCTTTCCGGAGGCATTCCTCTCGGCGTATCCTCGTGGCATGAGCTTTGATACGACAGTCGGCTATCGGGGCAAGGATGGTCGTGATTGGTATCGGCGCTATTGGGACAGTTCCGTAGACGTACCTGGTCCAGTTGTGGATAGGCTATCAAGCATTGCGCGCAAATATGCAGTACATCTAGTTATCGGGGTGATCGAACGCGATGGCGGAACACTGTACTGCACCGCGCTGTTTTTCGGGCCGGATGGTGCGTTCCTTGGTAAGCACCGTAAACTTGGTCCGACAGGGTCGGAGCGCCTCGTGTGGGGTCGAGGTGACGGATCCACCATGCCGGTGTTCGACACGGGCATCGGGAAGATCGGTGCTGCTATCTGCTGGGAGAACTATATGCCGCTATTCCGGACGGCTATGTACGCCAAAGGCGTCGAAATTTACTGCGTGCCGACCGCAGATGGACGCGATACCTGGTTGCCGACGATGCGTCATATTGCGCTTGAAGGTCGATGCTATGTGCTATCTAGCAATCAATTCGCCCGTCGTTCGGACTACCCGGCCGACTATCCGGCGTTTCAAGATCAGCCGCTCGATGCCGTCGTTTCGGTCGGTGGCAGCTGCATTGTCGATCCTCTTGGTAATGTATTGGCAGGCCCGAATTTCGAGGGGGAGGGCGTGCTTGTGGCCGAGATCGACCTTGCAGAAATTCCTCGCGCATGTTTCGACTACGATGTGGTCGGGCACTATGCGCGTCCAGATGTCTTTCGCCTGCTTGTGAATGAATCGCAGCAATCGACGGTAGCCCGTCTCCACACAAACTTTCCCGCGATTGAGGTTGAGCAATGA
- a CDS encoding major facilitator transporter yields MNHRPDLSNQTKKHERLVIVGSTLGTLFEWYDFFLYGAVASVFSKQFFAPLSPSSAYLFALIAFGVGFAVRPLGALLFGRLGDLVGRKYTFLMTIILMGGATFCVGLLPTYAQAGIWAPILLLALRVLQGLGLGGEYGGAAIYVAEHASPGKKGRNTSWIQMTGAGGTILALAVVFACRSYFGDEFEEWAWRIPFLLSALMLAVSIYIRTVLHESPVYERMKAEGKTSKRPIKETFGSWANVKAMLIALFGLVMGVTTVLYTGQTYSFFFMMETLRLDIGTASFLNVTSLVLVLPMMWIAAAVSDKIGRKKVILTGCLLASLTLFPIFRGITHYANPGLEAATQNHPVTVYAAASTCSFQIDLLGKNPPTTECDKIKAMLAKSGVPYTNVESAAERPTVTIGTTSIVGFDGAAMHGALERAGYAHRADPAQVNRPMVILLLVVLCAYFAMVYAPLAAALVEMFPARVRYTALSFPYHVGNGIFGGFFPAMAFAMVTATGDIYFGLWYPVVFAALTFVIGALFLREQPEQEVPDVPVPVTQIESRGYPN; encoded by the coding sequence GTGAACCACAGACCAGACTTATCCAATCAAACCAAGAAGCACGAACGACTCGTCATCGTCGGATCAACACTCGGCACGTTGTTCGAGTGGTACGACTTTTTCCTTTACGGCGCGGTTGCGTCGGTCTTTTCCAAGCAGTTCTTCGCACCACTGTCGCCGTCGAGCGCTTACCTGTTTGCCCTTATTGCATTCGGAGTGGGCTTTGCTGTTCGCCCGCTCGGAGCATTGCTGTTCGGTCGACTTGGTGACCTCGTGGGACGCAAGTACACCTTCCTGATGACCATCATTTTGATGGGTGGCGCCACGTTCTGCGTAGGCCTGTTGCCGACCTACGCGCAGGCGGGCATCTGGGCGCCAATACTCTTATTGGCCCTTCGTGTTTTGCAGGGGCTTGGCCTCGGTGGTGAGTACGGCGGTGCGGCGATCTATGTTGCGGAACATGCTAGTCCAGGTAAGAAGGGGCGCAATACCAGCTGGATCCAGATGACCGGCGCTGGCGGTACGATTCTCGCGCTTGCTGTTGTGTTTGCATGCAGGTCGTATTTCGGCGATGAATTCGAAGAGTGGGCATGGCGTATCCCGTTCCTTCTTTCGGCGCTGATGCTGGCAGTCTCGATCTACATTCGGACGGTCCTGCATGAGTCGCCCGTGTATGAACGGATGAAGGCAGAAGGCAAGACTTCGAAGCGTCCCATCAAGGAAACTTTCGGCAGTTGGGCCAATGTAAAGGCGATGCTGATCGCGCTGTTTGGTCTCGTCATGGGAGTCACGACTGTCCTCTACACTGGGCAAACCTATTCGTTCTTCTTCATGATGGAGACACTTCGTCTTGACATTGGCACGGCAAGCTTCCTGAATGTGACGTCGCTGGTGCTCGTTTTGCCCATGATGTGGATCGCGGCCGCGGTGTCGGACAAAATTGGACGGAAGAAAGTCATCCTCACGGGTTGTCTGCTCGCCTCCCTGACACTGTTTCCTATTTTCCGGGGCATCACCCATTACGCAAATCCAGGGCTAGAAGCGGCGACGCAGAACCATCCAGTCACGGTGTACGCCGCAGCGTCGACTTGCAGTTTCCAGATCGACCTGCTCGGGAAGAATCCCCCAACGACCGAGTGCGACAAGATCAAAGCAATGTTGGCTAAATCGGGCGTCCCGTATACGAATGTTGAATCTGCTGCGGAGCGACCTACCGTGACGATTGGCACTACATCAATTGTCGGCTTTGATGGTGCGGCTATGCACGGAGCCCTGGAGCGAGCTGGCTATGCGCACCGTGCTGATCCGGCGCAGGTGAACCGCCCAATGGTGATCTTGCTGTTGGTAGTCCTGTGCGCCTACTTTGCTATGGTCTATGCCCCACTGGCAGCCGCTCTCGTGGAGATGTTCCCGGCGCGTGTGAGATACACCGCTCTCTCATTTCCATATCACGTAGGCAATGGCATATTCGGCGGTTTCTTTCCCGCAATGGCATTTGCAATGGTCACTGCGACTGGTGACATCTACTTCGGACTTTGGTACCCAGTGGTATTTGCAGCGCTGACATTTGTCATTGGAGCGTTGTTCCTGAGGGAACAGCCCGAACAGGAAGTGCCTGATGTTCCCGTTCCGGTCACCCAAATCGAAAGCCGTGGCTATCCCAACTGA